TGATCGCCCCCACCAGCAGCACTGCGCTCTATAGCGTGTGGCCGCCGCTGCCGATCGTCACCGGAGCCACGCTCATGGCCGCCGTCGTCGTGCTGGCTTGGGTACATCCGCGGTTCAAGCAGTTCACGCCGATCATGGAGTCGACGCTGCCGGCGGGTAGCGATTGGTCCCCCGCGGCATCGCTTGACCAACCTGTACGGCCCGGGTCGACTACTTCGCCAGGATCAGCGCCTGCGAAGTCCGTGATCGAGAAGTCGGCAAACTGCTAGCCACATTCGCGGCATGGAGCCGTTAGGGCGCTCACGGTAGCCTGCGTCGCGGCTAGGCCATCTCCCCTAACCGAGCGGCAGTACCAACCACGAACTCATCCGGCGAAGTACCCACGCCATAATGGTGTCCGATGGCCTGCACGATTCGCGCGGCCGCCCGGCCATCGCCGTACGGGCTCGCCGCCCGGTTAGACATCCCGCGGTATGCCGACTCGCTGTCGAACAATTCGCTCGCGGCGGCCACGATCGCGTCCGGATCGGTCCCGACCAGCCGCGCTACCCCGGCGTCGATCGCCTCGGTGCGCTCGGTCGTCTCCCGCAGCACCAACACTGGCTTTCCCAGCGCCGGGGCCTCTTCCTGGATCCCGCCGCTGTCGGTGAGCACCAGATGGCTCTCGAAGAGGGCCTGGCACAGATCGGGATAGTCGAGCGGTTCACGTACCTGCACGTTCGGCAACTCCAGCAGTGGCGGCAGCAACGACTCGCGAACCAGCGGATTCAGGTGCGCCGGTACCACGAACGTGGCGTCGCGATAACGATCGGCCAGGCGCGCCACGGCCTCACCTACCTGCCGCAGCGGCGCACCCCAGGATTCACGGCGATGCGCGGTCACTAGGACTATCCGAGACGAAGCTCGGTCGTGGCGGGCAACACGCTCGCCCGCGGAGTACAACGCGTCGATGACGGTATTGCCGGTGAGGTAGATCGACCGCTCGTCGATACCTTCACGGCGTAGGTTCGCGCGCGCACACTCGGTCGCCGCAAAATGCAGCGTGCTGACCTGACCAATAAGAACCCGGTTCATTTCTTCTGGGAACGGCGCCGCGCGGTCGTAGGTACGCAGGCCCGCCTCGATGTGTCCGACCGGTATCTGCTCATGCGCCGCAGCTAGCGCGCCCATCAACGCGCTGCTGGTGTCGCCTTGCACGAGAACGAGATCGGGCTGCAGTTCGCGGATGGCATCACCGCACGCCTGTAGCGCCCGAGCCGCAAAGGTGTTGAGCGCCTGCCCAGGGAGCGCAAGCCCGAGGTCACGGTCGGGCCGGACACCGAAGAAGGCATTGACCGAGTCGACCATCTCGCGATGCTGACCGGTGGTCAGCACGATCGGCTCGAGGTGCTGGCACTCGCGCAGCGCAGCGATGATCGGCGCCATTTTGATGGCTTCGGGACGGGTGCCGAACAGCACCATTATTCGACGCGGCATAGCGACCCTTACCAACTTGGCGGACGGCGGACCGCAGCAAGTCTCACGTGAAGTGTGGCCCGCGTTAACCCTTAAACCAGGGTTTCACCCCTAGTTCACCCGTCACCCCCATATTCACCCGGGTGATTCCGGGGTGAATCGCCCCCCGACGCATCGACCGACGCCGATTTCACATGAAGGATTCGAGGCGCTGGCCTCGGGTTCGCCATGTCCGGAGCCGTCGCACAACCCAGTTCTCGACCAAATCAAGGAGATTCCTCAGTGCGAACCTTCACCTCACGCGTCTTCGGTGGCGCGATCGTGGCGACGGCCGCGGTTACCGCGGCTATGGCCATCGCCGGCCCGGCCGGCGCGGCGCCCGCGTCGGCAGCCACCTCATCTGCCTACGTCGCAGAGGGCAGCCTGCTCGGATCGCAGATCGCGAGCGTCTTCCCGGTCTCCGCCAACGAAGATGCACCAACCGCTGAGGCGGGCGCGGATGACGAGATCATCGGCGGAATCCTGCATCTCACGGCCGTACACTCCGAAGCCAATGTCGATGTCGCCACCGGCACCGCAGACGCCGAGGCGACGATCGCCGGGGCATCGATCGATATCGGTGGCGCCCTCCTGGGCACCGGACTCCGCCTGGATATCACGGCTATCGCCGCGAACTGCGCGATCGCCGAAGACGGCACCGCGACCGCCGGTAACGACGAGCCCGTCATCACCCTCACCGCGACAGTCGCAGGCGCAGATCTCCCTGCGATCACCATTCCGATGGTGGACGGTGTCGCTGACATCGGCTATGGCGGCGTTTCGCTCGGCACGGTCAGCCTCGGGCAGGCCGATACCGATTACAGCGACGGTGTGGTCAGCTCCGATGGCGTGCAGGTAGAACTGCTGACCGTCGGCGACTTCCAAGGTGCCTCGGTGACCCTCGCCCACGCCGAGTGCGGCCCGGTCGTCCCGGTCGAGGACATTCCGGTCGCCAGTTCGTCGATGCTGCTCGGTGCTGGTGCGGTCGCCGTACTCGCGCTGGGCGGGTACCAACTTGTCATGATGGCGCGCCGCCGGGACGCCTAATCGGCCACCGTCGGTGACATGACAAGGGCTGCGCTTGGCTCGTCGGCTCGAGCGTTCGAGTCAAGCGCATCCTTGTCACTCACCATCGGGCACAACAGCAAGGACATTCACATGTATGGAGTGAAACCCGGCGCAGGCGCCGTGGCCGGATCCTCAGGCGCACTCGCCGCAACCGGATTCCCAATGCTCGGACTCGGGCTGCTCGCGATGATCCTGCTCGTGGTCGGCGCCGTTCTGCTGCGGATGAGCTACTTGCGACGCCATGCCGGCACCTAGCCGTCGAACCTAGCGGTACTCGGGTGTCGCGCATCGATTCCGATGCGCGACACCCGAGTCGTTCCACCAGTTCCCCACCTCATTAAGCGCAGCGCAAAGGAGACGTCGTGTTCGAAGGCCTCGCCATCGGGTGCTCACTGTTCCTAGTGCTGATGTTCCTGTCATACGTGACGATGACTGCAGTTCCGTACGTACGGCGGCGCTCCGAGCGTTCCGGGGACCCCGACAACTTCGAGTGGCATTTCTTTGTTCCTGCCCGCGACGAGGAAGTCGTGATCGAACCGACCGTGACCGCATTACGCACTCAGTTCGCCAATGCACACGTCTGGGTCATCGACGACGGTTCGCAAGACGCCACCCCCCAGATCTGCGCAAAGCTAGCGGACGACGACCCGCACGTGCACGTCGTCACTCGTCGCGCGCCACACGCCGCCACCGGAAAGGGCGACGCCCTGAACCACGCGTACCGCGTGCTCACCGATTGGCTCCCAAAGCGAGCGAGCCACGATCACGTCATAGTCGGCGTGATCGACGCCGACGGCGATCTCGACTCGCATGCGCTCGACCTGCTCGCCGGACCTGACTTGTTTGGCGCTGACAAGGTCGGCGGCGCGCAATTGCTGGTACGCATGAAGAACCGCGACGAACTGCCACCACAGAAGGCATCGCTGCTCCCCCGCCGGTTTGGTCGCTGGCTGGTTCGCATGCAGGACCTCGAGTTCGTCGGCCCGATCTCGGCTATGCAACTGCTCCGCGAACACACCGGCACCGTCGGCCTCGGCGGCAACGGACAGTTCGCCCGCCTATCCGCGCTGGACGCAATCACCGAGAACGAAGGAACTCCGTGGCACGGCGCCCTGCTGGAAGACTTCGAACTCGGGCTGCATCTGCTGTTCGTGGGATTCCGCAACCGCTACGTCTTCGATGCCGCCGTACATCAGGAAGGGCTACCTAGCGTCCGCAAGTTGATTCGGCAACGCTCCCGGTGGTCCCAAGGAGCCTTGCAATGCTCTACCCGCTACCTCGGGCGCGTGATGCGCTCCAATAGATTCACCAGCGCGGGCGCGCTCGAGGTTGGCTACTTCCTGATCGCCCCGTGGACACAGTTGATCGGACTCGTGCTGTGGCCGACGCTGTACGCGATGCTCGCCTACCGCATCATCACCGGACCGTTCAGCCTGACCGAACTGCCCTCGGTCTACTGGTATGTGTTCGCGCTGTCGGTCACGACTGGTTTCCTGCCCTTCGCGGCATGGGGACCTCTCTATTGGTATCGCAAGCGTGATATCTCGTTCGCCCGGTCACTATGGCTCGGCCTGTCCTACTTCCCCTACCTGACGTACATGTACCTGTCCGCACCACTGGCGTTCTGGCGATTCATTCGCCGCGAGTCGGGTTGGGTCAAAACCCGACGTGTCGCCGAGGCACACCGAAAGTCGACACCCGTCAATGTCTGAATCCGTCGCGACCGCGCCGCCGATGGCACGCTATGCCCCCAGCGGGCTGCGCCGCTGGTTACCCATCTTCATCTGCCTCATCCTGGAGATCGCGCTCATCCGGTATGCCGCCGACGTGCGCGCGCTCGAGGCGCGTATGGCCGAGCCACTGATTGGTCTGGTCACCGGCGGCAGCGAAACCAAGTCCGTCGGGGATATCGTGTTCTTCGCGTTAGGCGATAGCGGTGCGCAGGGTTTGCGGATCAGTCCCGGATGCAGTGTCACCGCGCTGCTGATTCCGTTCTTCGCTGCGTTTGCTCTGTTCGGCGTACTCGCTGCGCGTTCGTTACATCACTGGTGTCTCGCTGCGCTCGTGGGTACCAGCGCCCTTATCCTGATCAACCTGTTGCGGGTCGGAATCATCGCGTTCGCGGTGCACACGTGGGGACCCGGCGCGTTCACCGTGAGCCATTGGTACATCGGGTCGCTGTTCGCCATCATCGGCTTCACCGTGGCGATGATCGCCTCGGTGCGACTGCTGACGCGTGAGCGTAAGGGCGCGTATCTCAGCGACGATGCGGAGCGGCCGACTGCATAACGCGTAGCGCCTCGTCCTTGGTGTTGACGCCGAGTTTGCGATACGCCGACCGCAACTGGCTCTTGATCGTGTTACGTGAGACGAATCGTTGCTGCGCGACTTCCCCAATGGTCCGTCCGTCAATTTCGCTCAGCACCTCACGTTCGGTATGCGATAGGCGCTGAACCCGATCGATGTTCCCGGAAGTCTGCCCGTTGCTACGCGCGGTCGGCACTAGTTCGCGCCAGGACGTTCTCGAGATGCTGCGCTGATCGAGGCGACGCATCTGCTCGTTCAAGTCGCTACGCAGCGCTTCGGTCAGGTTTGCTGATTCGGCGAGCGCGACGAGCATGCGGCGAGCCTTTTCCGCCCCGCCGTCCGCGCTCTCGATTCTCGCCATCGCCAAACTGTTTCGGACACCGTAGTGCGAGCAGCGCCAGATCCTACGCGCTTGGGAGATATCGCCGCGTTGTACAGCACGTTCCAGCATCGCGGCCGACAGCAGAATTGGTAGTAGCCTCCCGGTTCCCTGACGGTATCCGCGACGGGCGGCCGTACGCAGTAGTACGCGATCCAGTCCCCACTCCGCGGGCAGTTCCCCAGTAATTTTTACCTGGACGTACAGCGCCACGCCCGTCGAGTAGAGGTCGTACCAGCGGTGCGGCGCTCGACGCAGTCCAATGCTTGAATCGGCCAAACGCCCTTCGTGATAGGCAATGAGACCGTCGGCGATCTCGGCCAACCCGAAACTCCACCGATAGGTCGAGTTCGGTGAGACCTGCCGCGCGCGTTCGACCGCAGCTCGACCGGCTACGTAGTCTGCGTCGAGGAGAAGGCTTACGGCGATCAGCCATTGCGCTGCCAACGCGAGCTCGCCGGACTCGCCAGGCTTATCCAGGCCATCGACGATCATGCGCAGATATGCGCGGGCCTCGGCCGAGCGCTCATCAATAAGCAGCGTCAGCGCAACACAGAACCAACTGCGTTTGACCACCGCATCGAGCCGCCCACCCGCGCCCACGTCCACGTTTGAAGAAAGCGCGCACAGCGCCCTCACTAGCCACCGCTCCCGGGCTCGATCGCCCCGATTGCGCATCAGCGCGATGCACAGCTGAATATCAGTCATCAGGCTTTCGGCCGATGAATCACCGGACAGCTCAGCAAGCATACGGTTGCCAGCCGGCACCACCGGAATCATCGCGTCGGGAACGCGCACTGGCATACCCACGAGCTCCTGCAGTCCGAGTACCCGCAAACTCTCCCCCGCAATCAGCGTGGGCACATCACGGACCGCTGCGACGAGATCGCGATTCGCGTTCGCAACCAACAGCGGAAGACTGCGCTCGATCACCGAGACGACAACGGACCACTGACGGGTCGTCACGGCGATCCGGAAGGCCAAGTCGTGCCGGTCATGTTCAGCGGTCCGAGCGATGAGCCGCGCGGCGATCCGAGGTGCGCGCGGATCGGTCAACAACGCAGCACGTACTGCCGGACACCATTCGTATATCGCTGAACCGTCACGCTCTCGACGTACCAGGCACCGCCCCTGAGCAACCGCACGCGACAGGTGTAGTTCGCCGGCCGGATCGAGCAGCGCGAGTTCGGCGACGCCGACGCGTCCGCATAAAGCCAGTCGGATCGCGAATTCGGCACTGGCGGAGGCCAGCAGCGCTTGTACGTCGTCGCTGGCGGTGGCTTCTATCGCCCGCGCCCAGTCATCCCTTTCGCCGCGCGCCGCGTGCTGCACGCACTGGACAATCAGTCCCGGATGACCGGCGAACTGTGAGCGAATCGCATCGGCGTCCTCCGGATGCATCAGCGCACCCATGCCCGCCGCGAGGGTCGCTACCTCGGCGGTGCTGAACCCAAGGTTTTCCTCGCCGATGAACAGCGTCGGCGACTCCTGCGCGATCCGCTCGAAGGTAGTCGCCCTCTCCGTCGTCACCAGAACGACCTTCACATGGGGCACCCTCAGCGTCAGATCTAACAACTGGTCACACACGGCGTCATCGCCGGCCATCATAGGATCGGTGATGACCAGGACAGGGTGGTTACAGCCGAACAAGCCCGACATGGCCAGCTCACGAACATCCTCACGGTTTGCGGCACACAGATGCATGGTGTCGCAGATACGCGACCACAAGCCGTCGCGCGGTGCAGCCTCGACCCGGGTCGCCGTGCCGATGTCGATGACTTGTGCGGCACGGCCTAGCGACGTCCGCCGCCAGGAATCAAGCAGCGTTCGCTTGCCGGCCCCCTCGGGGCCACAGATGATGGTGAAAGTAGCGCGGTGCGCGATATGGTCGGTCAGCCTAGGTCGTTCGATCAGGTGCATTGGGTTCGTCAGGCGCATGGAATCGCCTGCGAGTCAGCACCGACCATAACTACCTCCGCGCCGCGGCAACCCATTGGCGGCCGACTACCCACGAACATCCAAACGATGTTTAACCAGCATAAAAAACCGCTGAGCTTTATTCAATAGGCCGTAGGTAAACATCCATGCGCGCGCTATTCCAGCGTCGGAAGCCTCGCGCGCCCCGAGCGGCCTATGCATGCGGCGCTTGAGGTATCAGTTAGTTAGCTTCCCCGCCGGTCCGGCGGACCACAAGCAGCGCGCTCCCGCCTACGCCTGGGCGGCGGGCCTCGGGCCAGTAGGCAGCGTTTACGCTGGGCAGATGGCAAATGGCGGCACCTGGGCCCGCATCCTCAGCGGCGCGATTGACCTGTTCACCAAGACCAGCACCAAGGGCAGCAGCCCGAAGAAGCGCGGCCGAAGCTCACCACCGCGTCCCGCCTCAGCACCGACCGACTCAGCAGGGCAGTCCGGCGGCACCGCCACCCAAGAACTCAATCCACACCATGTCAAGAACGTTCGCCTGGAGTACGCCCCCAATAAGGACGGCGATCCGGATGCTGGCGAGATCGTCTGGACTTGGGTGCCGTATGCCGAGCATGACGGGCGCGGTAAGGACCGGCCGGTGTTGGTGATCGCTCGCCACGGCGCGGACCGCGTGTACGCAGTGAAACTGACCAGCAAGGACAAGGACGGCGACCGCGACTTCCTGCCGATCGGGTCCGGCCCGTGGGATTCTCAGGGCCGTGAATCGTGGCTGGACGTCGACCAGTTGTACAGCGTGCACCGCGACGGCATGCGCCGAGAGGC
This portion of the Cumulibacter soli genome encodes:
- a CDS encoding exosortase/archaeosortase family protein; its protein translation is MSESVATAPPMARYAPSGLRRWLPIFICLILEIALIRYAADVRALEARMAEPLIGLVTGGSETKSVGDIVFFALGDSGAQGLRISPGCSVTALLIPFFAAFALFGVLAARSLHHWCLAALVGTSALILINLLRVGIIAFAVHTWGPGAFTVSHWYIGSLFAIIGFTVAMIASVRLLTRERKGAYLSDDAERPTA
- the wecB gene encoding non-hydrolyzing UDP-N-acetylglucosamine 2-epimerase; translated protein: MPRRIMVLFGTRPEAIKMAPIIAALRECQHLEPIVLTTGQHREMVDSVNAFFGVRPDRDLGLALPGQALNTFAARALQACGDAIRELQPDLVLVQGDTSSALMGALAAAHEQIPVGHIEAGLRTYDRAAPFPEEMNRVLIGQVSTLHFAATECARANLRREGIDERSIYLTGNTVIDALYSAGERVARHDRASSRIVLVTAHRRESWGAPLRQVGEAVARLADRYRDATFVVPAHLNPLVRESLLPPLLELPNVQVREPLDYPDLCQALFESHLVLTDSGGIQEEAPALGKPVLVLRETTERTEAIDAGVARLVGTDPDAIVAAASELFDSESAYRGMSNRAASPYGDGRAAARIVQAIGHHYGVGTSPDEFVVGTAARLGEMA
- a CDS encoding helix-turn-helix transcriptional regulator → MRLTNPMHLIERPRLTDHIAHRATFTIICGPEGAGKRTLLDSWRRTSLGRAAQVIDIGTATRVEAAPRDGLWSRICDTMHLCAANREDVRELAMSGLFGCNHPVLVITDPMMAGDDAVCDQLLDLTLRVPHVKVVLVTTERATTFERIAQESPTLFIGEENLGFSTAEVATLAAGMGALMHPEDADAIRSQFAGHPGLIVQCVQHAARGERDDWARAIEATASDDVQALLASASAEFAIRLALCGRVGVAELALLDPAGELHLSRAVAQGRCLVRRERDGSAIYEWCPAVRAALLTDPRAPRIAARLIARTAEHDRHDLAFRIAVTTRQWSVVVSVIERSLPLLVANANRDLVAAVRDVPTLIAGESLRVLGLQELVGMPVRVPDAMIPVVPAGNRMLAELSGDSSAESLMTDIQLCIALMRNRGDRARERWLVRALCALSSNVDVGAGGRLDAVVKRSWFCVALTLLIDERSAEARAYLRMIVDGLDKPGESGELALAAQWLIAVSLLLDADYVAGRAAVERARQVSPNSTYRWSFGLAEIADGLIAYHEGRLADSSIGLRRAPHRWYDLYSTGVALYVQVKITGELPAEWGLDRVLLRTAARRGYRQGTGRLLPILLSAAMLERAVQRGDISQARRIWRCSHYGVRNSLAMARIESADGGAEKARRMLVALAESANLTEALRSDLNEQMRRLDQRSISRTSWRELVPTARSNGQTSGNIDRVQRLSHTEREVLSEIDGRTIGEVAQQRFVSRNTIKSQLRSAYRKLGVNTKDEALRVMQSAAPHRR
- a CDS encoding glycosyltransferase, whose amino-acid sequence is MFEGLAIGCSLFLVLMFLSYVTMTAVPYVRRRSERSGDPDNFEWHFFVPARDEEVVIEPTVTALRTQFANAHVWVIDDGSQDATPQICAKLADDDPHVHVVTRRAPHAATGKGDALNHAYRVLTDWLPKRASHDHVIVGVIDADGDLDSHALDLLAGPDLFGADKVGGAQLLVRMKNRDELPPQKASLLPRRFGRWLVRMQDLEFVGPISAMQLLREHTGTVGLGGNGQFARLSALDAITENEGTPWHGALLEDFELGLHLLFVGFRNRYVFDAAVHQEGLPSVRKLIRQRSRWSQGALQCSTRYLGRVMRSNRFTSAGALEVGYFLIAPWTQLIGLVLWPTLYAMLAYRIITGPFSLTELPSVYWYVFALSVTTGFLPFAAWGPLYWYRKRDISFARSLWLGLSYFPYLTYMYLSAPLAFWRFIRRESGWVKTRRVAEAHRKSTPVNV
- a CDS encoding type II toxin-antitoxin system PemK/MazF family toxin — encoded protein: MANGGTWARILSGAIDLFTKTSTKGSSPKKRGRSSPPRPASAPTDSAGQSGGTATQELNPHHVKNVRLEYAPNKDGDPDAGEIVWTWVPYAEHDGRGKDRPVLVIARHGADRVYAVKLTSKDKDGDRDFLPIGSGPWDSQGRESWLDVDQLYSVHRDGMRREAAALDFDRFTQIAYALQQRFGWKAGS